Within the Rosa rugosa chromosome 2, drRosRugo1.1, whole genome shotgun sequence genome, the region ataaataaaattaaagaatTTCTTCAACTCAGTTACTACGACATCAATACTCAATAAGCTAAGCTAGAGTGGGGCAACAAAACATAAGAGCAAAAAGTAAATGACATGTACCACATATGGAGGTTTCTGTACAATGCTACTCAGTGGAGGAACTTGGTTCATATGGGGTGGGGCGGCTGCCATATGCGCTGCTACAACAGCAAGTTCTGAAACCAAACCATTCACCCCCTCCACCTGCTCATATAAAGTTTCAAACTATTAGGTACTTATCTAGCTAATAAAAAGTCATCTTGAATGAAATGAAGAATATATTCTCAGCTAAAATAAAAACCACTTCAACCACTTCACAAACCAATCAGCAACTGTCAAAGAAGAATTGTGGTAACCATATAGTATCTTCCAAATAATAGTTTGGCACCATGGTATACAGaggagttcttttttttttttacaagagAATATACAATATAAGAAGGGAGCGATGATCAACTGCACAAAAATTACACTTTGCTTTCAGTTCAAAATTTATTCTTAATAAAATAACCAATTAGCCAAAACAACAAAACTCACCTTCACACAAAGTGGAAAGTTCTTGCCCCTTTTATGTTGAACATATctgaaagcataaatcaaatatAGAGGACCTTGTCAttagaatgaaagaaaaattcagccatgataaagaaaatcaataatagtgacacaaaaaaagaaaaagaaaaaaactgaaaacaagaacataccTAACAAACATAGCTCAACTTGCCAGACAAAAGCTGAGGATTATCACATGGTTGTAACTGTGTAGATAAAATGCTTTACCTTTCATTTGATCAGGAAGAAACTTAAGCTGCTCCCCAAGCTTGACTGAGAGAGGAAGCCTGAACATAACATAGAAAGGTACTTCATGTTTCATAGGTCATCAGATGTGACTCAAAGCATTTGAGAAGTCACACGAGATAGATAGTCAAAGTCACTAAACATGTTGAGAATTCAACTGAGAATTTAATGTCCTCATAGTTCATTCAAGAAAAAGGTCATGTCCACAGTAGTACCTTTAATGTCCTCAAATTTAAGCAGCCAACTCAAACTAAACAAAGTACTAATAATTTAAGTGAAAATGCCACACTACAAAGAGGGCACACATAGTTTAGCAATTCCAATCTTATCAACATTTATATATAGCGCATATGTCAATGTATTTACCAGAATAACTCAGAAACTAAATATGTTGCGCCCCACCCACAACTACTCTTGCATATTACGCTTAAAACGATTAGGTGTAGAAGATGGCCCCACTCCCATTCCCTAATAATATGCAGCTGCCTATGATTAAGCTTAATTTCGTGGTTAGCACCAATGCTTACTTTATTCAACAAGCTATTATCAGAAAACTGATTGAAGTAATAATATGTCAATATTCCGTCCAACAACAAAACATGATATGCCAATCAGGTAATACTCATACAAATATGCAATGAACTTAGACTAGCATACCAACACGGAGCTGCATGTATATATTATACATTACAGAGGACATGGAGAATTGAAGAGGATCGCTCTACTATTTAAGTATACTATAGATCATAACATCTATGCACAACACAAGGAGAACAAGTACATTACACTAACTATATAAAAGAAAAGAGTTACAAGTACATTGTCAATTCTGCAGATATGTGTAATCATAACTTGAGTCCGATAAGTAGAAAAGAGCaacaagagaggaaaaaaaaaatcaaaatgtatTCAGAAAGAATAAATCTTGAGAGCTTGTTACTCCAGAACAAAAAATCCCTAAAGAGGGAGATCGAGGAAAGCCTGTCACAATTCATGGCCGGGCCTAGAAGGTATTGCACAAAAACTTCCAAACCATAAGAGCCATTACCTACAAATTGAAAAGGAGAGAAGGATTACCCATTCATGCTGAGCAAATTTGCTTTGCTCTGACATTGGATTTGAGCACCATCATTCGGAAGTCGCCGCCCACCACCATTGCTCCTGCAAGTCCACGATCGATGATGCTGCGCTGACAACCTACCCACAATCCATCGCCTCGATTATCACAGCCAACACCAAGGCCACCGCCAGTTCTAACAAAGCAGACCACATCTTTGAAAGGAACGCCGCACTGGTGGCCAGGCCACCATGCCCAATCTTTCGGATCCGGAGTCGCCGCCGCCTCTTCATCGCTAGCCCCACCGCCTCTTCATCGCCAGCCCCACCGCCACAAGAAAAAGTGGCCAAAGCCACCATATCGAGATGCGATGCTCGACCTCGCTCCGGTGAAACCCTCGCCAATCCACCACCACTCGGGGAAGAAGTCCAGCTATACCAGAAGAgacaaataaaggaaaaaaggTCGAAGCCAACCCAGATCCCCAAGAGGAGAATCAGGAAATGTACGTTGGATTTGAGCTCCTTCTATATGCAaaggcgagagagagagagagagaggaagggaTGGCTGATAATGTCAGGGTTTGGGTCTGGCGTTTGTTTTGTGAAGATTGGGTTTATTAGTAAGAGGTCGATTGGGTGGGAGATTAGAATTTTAGCCGAAATAAATAGGCGGGTTCTCAAAATATGTGGGGCACTTATTTACGGCACACTCTAAAAGCATGCCGTGAAAGACCAACTAgaaaagtcttttacggcgtgctttgGCACGTATTAAAAGCATGCCGTGAAAGACCAACTAgaaaagtcttttacggcgtgctttgGCACGTATTAAAAGCATGCCGTGAAAGACCAACTAGaaaaagtcttttacggcgtgtttTTGCACATATTAAAAGCATGCTGTGAAAGACCAACTAGAAAGTTTTTTACGGCGCGCAATCAAAACACGCCATAAAAGACTAAGCAAGAggagtcttttacggcgctcaTTTGGAGCACGCCGTAAAAGGATAACATAGAggagtcttttacggcgcgcatTCAAAGCACGCCATAAAAGACTAAGCAAGAAgagtcttttacggcgctcaTTTGGAGAACGCCGTAAAAAGCTACAGAGAggagtcttttacggcgcgcataatatgcacgccgtaaattttAGGCGGTAAAAGCCCAGATTTCTTGTAGTGGTGGTTTGCTTGAGGACTTGGGAATAATTCAAAATTATGTGGATCTCCATTGTGATAGTCAGAGTGTTATCCATTTAGAAAAGAACCAGGTTACTCATGCTCGCACTAAacatatcaatgtcaaatttcacAAGATTCGTCAACTAGTGGAGGATGGTGATATAAAGCTCCTGAAAGTTGGAATTGAAGACAACCCTACTGATATGTTGACTAAGCCAGTTCCATTGAGAAAGTTCAAGCATTGCTTGAACTTGATTGGTGTTCGTAACATTTGATTCTCCCTACGGGGATGTCGGAGCGGCAAATTGGTATATGATATTCTACTTGTGATATTATTGTATCAAGTGAAGCCAAGATGGAGATTGTTGGTGATTAACTTTCACTTGATAGCTGCATGTGCTAGGCTAATAGAGTTGGCAGCCAAGATTGGATGACCCATGTGAGCATGTGCTAGGCTAATAGCACAATTGTAGACATGCATATATTCCTTTGAAATTGGCAGCCGAAAGAGTTGAAAATCAGAAGCACAGAGAAACAAAAAGGTAGAGAAAAAGgtggcagttttttttttttttgggtcaaatagTTCATTCATTAACAAAACAACTACAAATGTAGAAGTAGATGTACATAAGGAAGCAAAGGTCCTAGACCCAGAAGCCCAATAGACAAAAGCTTAATTAACCTACATCCAACAGAAAATAACacaccgaggcccaaaagcccaacaaaaaaaaaaaacccctagATCTAGAATCACAAAGCACTACCTCCAGGAGACCAGCCGCCATGGCTGCTGACCTCCAAGTTGCAGAGGGAGTAACATCAGCCAACGCTTTACTTCCGGATGCCAAGAGTTTGTCCACCATCATTCTCCATACCCGAACAGTCTGCCAAAGAAGGATAAAGGTACCAAAAGACGTAAGATCGgccgtggtggtggtggagatcaCCGAGCAACACAATGCCACTGGTCCGGCAACATCCACAAGCATCGGTGGAGTATCGGTTCGGCAGCTATTCTCAGGTGTAGAGTTCGGTATATAAACCCAGGTCGAGCACAAGTGTGAGGGCAGAATtgtggaaaaagaagaagatgggatAGAGAATGAAAGGGGGAGTTGTGTGAGGATGAGAGAAGTGAAAGTAGATATGGGCATTTGGAGATGAATTGGGTTAGAGAGAAAAAGGTGCCAGTTGAGaagactttaaaaaaaaaaaaaaaaaaaaaaaaaaaaaaaccacacccACGGCAGTTTTTCTATTCCCTCCTACAAGGCATATGAAAGCTATCGTTGAATACTTAGAgccttttttctctctttgttggTGACTTAGCAACTCCATAATTGAAGCTTCTTAAGTTTAGGTGTTGGTGTTGCTATGTATTGTATATGAGAATtaagaattcttcttcttctctatttgaaTCAAAAAGAGAGTTAATAAGTTTGGgtgtattggggatttgggtagaGAGAGTTATTCATAAACTCTAGTTGTATGTTTCTCCAAATTGATCATAGTGGAATAtctagtagaaaagaatacttcaattcaggattaattcgataattctattcatcccacaatgagggtatatatacaagtaccaaagagtagtctaactctaataggaaacaatctttccataattacaggatataataattaaataaaattctaattacatacagatttacagcgattctacactccccctcaagttggtgcatagatgtctatcatgcccaacttgtcaactgagctgtcaaataccttcttggacactcctttagtaagaacatcagctaattgctcctctgagtttacaaatggaaagcgaataacctttctgtcaagattttctttaataaaatgacggtcaatctccacatgctttgttctatcatgctgaactggattatgtgcaatctcaatggcagctgtattatcacaatgcaaatccataggctttttaagcttgtaacccaggtctttcaagacattacgaatccacaacatttcacagactccgtgtgccatacctcggaactcagcttctgcacttgatctggcaacaactttctgctttttgctacgccaagtgacaaggttccctccaacaaaagtgaagtacccagatgtagaacgtctgtcagttttatcaccagcccaatctgcatctgtgtacccaacaacttccaattcatcttttttttgaaacaataaccctttacctggcgccatcttcaagtacttcaaaatacgaaagactgcatccatatgctcttcactaggacaatgcataaattgactaacaacactcacagcataagcaatatcaggtctagtatgtgaaagataaatcaaccttcctacaagacgttgatacctccctttgtcagttggaacttgatcaggataaatagcaagtctgtgattcatctcaatgggtgtctctaTTGGTCTacagtccagcatccctgtttcagcaagtaaatcaaggacatacttcctttgtgaaagcaaaatccccttcttagaccttgcaacttcaatacctagaaaatacttcagttgtcccagatccttcatttcaaactcctttgacagatacttttgcaattcattcatctctttcggatcatcccctgtaacaatcatgtcatcaacatacacaataagagctgtaatcttaccattcttgcatttgataaacaaggtatggtcagaattgctctgtctgtacccaaaggctttcatggactttgaaaatcttccaaaccaagctcttggagactgcttcaggccatacaaagacttcttcaatttacacaccttgccaacgtcacttgggtaattcttaacacttgggggcacatccatgtacacttcttcctccaaattcccattaagaaacgcattcttcacatcaaactggtgcaagggccaatctttgtttgctgcaagtgagattagaatccggacagtattaatctttgccacaggtgcaaaagtctcctcataatcaatcccatagcgttgtgtatatcctttggcaaccaacctcgccttgtatctattaataattccatctgcattaagtttcacagtaaatacccaacgacaccctacagtcttctttccaaccggcataggtacgagctcccatgttgcattcttttgaagagcttccaattcttcattcatcgcctttgtccattttggatccgtcaatgcatcctgcacgttactaggaatagatacaatagataattgatcaacaacaagtgcatgtgacccagaaatcctatggttagacataaaattagctatagggtatttagctttggctttgatatctagttcatattgtttcttaggaattcccttggtaaccctttgtgatttcctaggttcgacactttctaacccagaagattcattaaagtttaggggtacctgaggaggatcattctgaccgagatcttcagttggtgatgcagaagggggaatatcttgtgtgtgagcttcagatacgtcttgattttgattcaaactatccagaaaagtcgtctctttTGTCtcagaattcacaacactctgttcggcagttacattttctgtttcggaattcacaacactctgttcggcagtcgcattttctgtttcggaattcgtAACACTtagttcggcagtcgcattgtctatttcggaattcacaatgctctgttcggcaactgcattttctgtttctaaatttctaccctcaaatgtatcctccaaattttccaagtcttcaaagacatcaaaatcaataatagaacgaggattcccttcacaacctctctccccctgaagggaagactgagaagctccccctgagtaataaggctcggattcacgaaaagcaacatcaagagagacatgtatagtgtcagtaaggggatcataacatcgataacccttctggaagtcagcataaccaacaaagatacacttacgggcacggggatcaagcttgctgcattgaggcttgggaatatgaacataggctgtgcatccaaacacccggggctccaaattaggcatagaagggatggtgaaaagtgtatgaagcttctgatgaggattctgaaactcaatcacccgtgaaggagtacggttgataagatatgctgctgattttactgcttctccccaataggaccgaggtacattcatgccaaataaggaagcacgaacaacttccatcaactgcctgcatgttcttccgttctgctaaaccattctgttgaggagtataagaatcggaggtttgatgacgaattccatgtgaccggcaaaactcaatcatagggccattcacaaactctccaccattgtcagactgaaacactctgatggattgttgatactgagttgccaccattttgtgaaattcagtaaacattccaaatacatcactcttattcttcagtaatgacacccatgtcatgcgagtgcaatcatcaataaacgttacaaaataccgagctccagaaagagaaggaattttcgcaggaccccagacatcggagtgaatcttcataaaaggaacaggacttttattaagacttggtgaatatgaaatacggtgactcttggccagttcacagatgtcacagtggaaatccaaatcactaacaactgaaaacaattgaggttgcagcttcttaagataacgaaaggataaatgacctaaacggcgatgtcataaccatacagcttccttcgcattctctaccccgttgatatgattagcttgtcccaaaagatgcttctgtttctttccagtctctgtcagatccagatagtataatttcccccttctaacaccataaccaagaatccgtcgagtcagaatgtcctgaaacacacagaaagacggatagaaggtcacaatacatgcaagagctaaaataacttgaccaacagacaggagcttataagctagtgatggaacaactaagacagattcaagggttaaggtatcagataaagcaatagaaccttctccggtgaccagagttggagtaccatcagcagtagagacaacgtcttgaggggaacgtctaaggtttttcacaagacttgggtcattggtcatatggtcagatgcacctgtatcaattatccatgtactattaaaagtaaccttacccttcatacctgactgcgctacattagcggaggcattgtctaggtaaacttcctctttaGTAGCAATAGCGGCCTTGCCCatattctttcgcggtttcttggtgaagtcccaccaatcagggtaaccaatcacttcatagcaccgctccttgctatgacctaattccccacagataatgcaccttttgtttgcatatggatttggtttacctagaggacggtgtggagaaggtcctgagaagcctggaggaccctgtatgcgttgagccataacagaaaatttggtagtcaccgaatgccccatagcctgtttctctgattgcatcattgaggaattcatgattttcgcaggattggattttcaagggtttcaagatggatatgaatggttgaaaaacaaagttttttttttttttttttcgaaaaaaggtaggtgatggtggtttgaaattcaggagggtttgatttcaacggtggtggtacgcagcggtttgtggtgttctttgggattcaggattcaggattcaaaggatgcagcgcaagttcaaaggattgaacctgctctgatatcAAGTAgaaattgaagtattctttcagggttaattcgataattctattcatcccacaatgagggtatatatacaagtaccaaagagtagtctaactctaataggaaacaatctttccataattacaggatatcctaattaaataaaatcctaattacatacagatttacagcgattctacataTCTTGCCGGCTCCAAAAGTGGATGTAGCTCAATCACATcgattgagtgaaccactataaatcttGGTGTTCTTTGTGGTTTGTTTATTGGTTGCTTTCTCTTACTTTATTTGTTACTCTAGAATTCATATCAATACCTTTTTTGTTATGCTTCCGCACAACACGTACATAGCCTGCAGAAGATCCAATCCATTCTTCAGTGCTAGGAGTTCAATGTGCATGGGAGAACTGACGAAGGTCATTCTATGAGAGAATCCAACAATGAAGTGACCTTGAGCATTTCTTATAACCCCTCCTGTACCCCCGTACTGAATAGAATGAAGAAACGCCCCGTCCACATTAATCTTGAGGACGTCGTCCACAGGAGCAGACCACTGCTTCTGGACTCTGTGGCGTCCTCGATCAGTAGTCTCAAGAGCCTGATTGGCTTGTAAAAATTCCTCGTACCATGCCATATATAGCAGTAGCCACTATATTTGAACTGGTTTGACAGCGATCTCTCCACAACTTATCATTCCTGTTTCTCCAAATACTCCAAAGTAACACAAGCAATTTATCAAAACAATCAGATCCTAAAGAGGTGGCTCATTCCAAGACCCAATCTTTCCAGGATAAAGAAGAGGAGGGAATAGAGAACGGAGGAGCCCCAATAATATCTATAGTCCGATTGCACTGACAGAACAAATGTTCCACGTACAGTTTCCACATCTCTAGAACAAATAACACATTGCAACTCACCTGAGTATCCTTTTGTAGTCAAGGCAGCACGAGTAGGGAGGAGATTATGCAATACTCTCCACCCAAAATGGCCACTTTACTGGGTACGTACTTTGGCCTTCCACAAGGCTTTCCAAACAGGTCCATACGGATCACCAGTAGAAGTAGGAGCAAACAAGTTACTCATAGAAAAATCACGTGCTACTGTGTATGCTGATTTCACTGAGAAGTGGCACTTTTTGTGAAGCTTCCATGCAACTCGATCACTGCCATAACGTCGACTAAGTGGAATAAAAAGAACATGAGCCGCCACATATGTAATTAATGTACTGTTGATTAATCATAATATTGATTAACAGTTCATTAATTACAACCGTTTccttaatttaattaaagaatTTCTAGGCAAGCGATGATCAATTTGATCAATATTGGTTACTCTACGTTCAATTCTACCTTATAATTACATCAAGTCTAATTGAGCTTTTTAAGCTTTGAGCATTCCACAATTCACATTTTGTATATGTCAAATCCTCTAAAAATTTATTAGCATTATTGTAAACAAAATAACTTATGGAACAAAAGGTTCTCTCTGTATATCAAAGACTCAAAGAGTGAACTTTATGCCACACACTGTACTCAACGTTATGATGACCAGTTGACCACATAAGCAGAGCCACAAGGCTTATATTTAAGCATTTCGTTAAGTGAGTGGAGTCTTCTCCGGGTGGAATATGGTTGTCTTGGTAATTTGTGCGTATCTCATTTTGTTTAGTTGGTAATCTCGGCATTTAGTTGAGGTATCTTTCTATGGTTATAGAATATAGATACCTCGTAGCTAGATTAGCATTTTAGCTTCGACTCTTATGATCATGCATCTTTCGGAGTCTATAAGTGCTTCTCTAGCTGTGTTAGAAAATGTGATTGAGACTCTTTTTATCGCCCCCTTTGGAGTTGGATCGttgttgtttttcaattacCAGTCATACATTAATCATTATGAACATTGTCGTTTTTGAAAGCTATAATGTTTATCAGGTACTACTAGCAAATGGACTCTTATTGTTCTCTTTGTAACTATTTGGTTGAAATAAAGACATacaaggaagagagagaagaaaaaaaatgatgtaCACATGCTTTCACAAAGTTATTACACAATAGGATTATTGACTGATCACTCACTTCTATGCTTGATTGAAATCCTGTTTTGTCAATATATCATTCTAGCACTCTCTTATTCTACAATCTATATTTCTGATCAATTCGAGGTGAACAATGCCTATCTGCAAGTCTAATATGCATAACAATCAGAGAAAGAACCCATGATATTTCACAAAATTAAGAACCAAAATATATAATATTCATACCCAATTGCTAGAAAGTGCAAAATCATGGAATCTAAAAGAGGACTCCCCAGCTGTATCTCTCTCAAGCCTCTCTGATAACCGTTCACTCATGACACTTCCACTTTCATCAGCAAGTTCTAATGGTAGAGGTTGTATTTGGTTCTCATTCGGCTGACGAGACAATTGAACCTCAGGCGGTAAAGGTAATGGCATAGTTGGTGGGGAGGCGCCCCTTCTTGTTTGGTTTGTATTTGAAGGAACCACCGTTCTATCCCAGAGAAAAACGTGAATGGACACCGGAATCTTGGCGTGACGGTGCAGTGAGAGCTTCTGGCTGAGTGAAACGGTATCGTAGCATCGAACTGCTCCTGTTGAGGAAACCATCCAAGGAAGCACCTTTTGGTTAGAGACCCTTGACACCACCAGCAGCCTTGATGCATTCATTGCTTCCTTGTACAGATTGCTCAGCCCCGATCGACTTGAAGGTGCATTTTCATCGCCACCAGCCACTGATGAAACGTATATAAACCCCTGCCAATCACAAGGAACTCAGGAATTAATAAGAAAAGCTATCCAACTAGTAAATGCTAAAGGGATCGCATTTTCTGACCACATAATTAGGGACAACAAGGGTCACATAATGTATATGGTACCTCTTCTGTGCGGCTAATGGCAAAACCAAGTTTCACGTCTCCTTCTTGCAATTTGATCTCAACTGGAATTTCTGGACCAAGAGGAGCATACCATAGGCGAACAGCTCGGACTACACCAATGTCAACCCCATGGTAATCTTCAAAACCGTACAAGCTTGCACTTGCAAGATTAGCCAAATCGGATAACGACCCTGCGTTTACAGTTGAAGAAGCTGTCTCACCGGAGATCTGGTATACAACGAAACCACAAACGTATAAATTAGGTAATGAGTCAACTAAGTATATTATGCTTACATCAATTTACCATTTATATATGTACCTTGGTAAGAAGGGACTCGGTCTGGATGTTCATGAAAACAACGGGGACACCAGAGGCCTGGGAGGCATTAAGCCAGACATTTGCCCTAGCAAGGGTGTCATCCAAGTCATTGTAGCGAGAAGCTGCGCGATCTGAAGCCTTTGGAAGAAACAGTACTGATAGAAAGCTACTAGAATAGGGGATTGGTAGCAACTCCTGCATCTTCCTTTCCCAAGGATATGAAACATATCCATCTTGAAGTTTAGTCCTGGTTAGTGCACTAACCATCCGGGCGTTCCTTGAAGCTGCAAATTATTTGTTGAGTTCACGCATGCAATGTGAAGTGTTATGATCACCTTATTTGTAGAGCAATCTGAAGGGTACCAGCAAAGCAATTTACAGTAAACAAAACACAATGACACACCCGAGGCACAACcacaaaaatattatatatccATCCCAACATTTAGTCATCAATTAATTTGTTAAGAGCAGCCATGCCATGTACATAGtggcagtggcggatccagaaaAGTTTCTTAGGTAAGGCAAGATTCAAGGCAAACAAGAAAAACCCAGCCTAGGTAAGGCAAGATTCATCTGGTTTTGCCCTTTTCTGCTATGTTTTAGGTAGCTTCCTTCAGCCAGCATATATAAATCaaggtaaaaaagaaaaactcagTCTAGGCAAGTGCCCAAGCTAACCTATATGTGGCTCCGCCCCTaggtaaataaattaataatgtCACACTCCAACCACATCTTCACATGACACTAGTATCCGATGATTCTCAGACTTTAATcctaaataattaaattcactaaCCCT harbors:
- the LOC133731695 gene encoding uncharacterized protein LOC133731695 — encoded protein: MTMDRAQPSSDSPTREPKSPVVLSIECLKGTNKADEWTDDMLQTGDIVEELRIGTSVTVKAPFKNGRSGVQKILHASFKAKDTSIQVRVRRGRDDFTELQACIVPNDSAGKKVYMLRSITDPNYAVGFCDRTEADCFELQASRNARMVSALTRTKLQDGYVSYPWERKMQELLPIPYSSSFLSVLFLPKASDRAASRYNDLDDTLARANVWLNASQASGVPVVFMNIQTESLLTKISGETASSTVNAGSLSDLANLASASLYGFEDYHGVDIGVVRAVRLWYAPLGPEIPVEIKLQEGDVKLGFAISRTEEGFIYVSSVAGGDENAPSSRSGLSNLYKEAMNASRLLVVSRVSNQKVLPWMVSSTGAVRCYDTVSLSQKLSLHRHAKIPVSIHVFLWDRTVVPSNTNQTRRGASPPTMPLPLPPEVQLSRQPNENQIQPLPLELADESGSVMSERLSERLERDTAGESSFRFHDFALSSNWV